Proteins encoded by one window of Micromonospora coxensis:
- a CDS encoding sodium-translocating pyrophosphatase: protein MSGTLAAEGGALSLTGANLTYVVIAAVIAAVALVFAAALTKAVLAAGKGTTNMQEISGAVQEGASAYLLRQFRTLAIFVVVAVVLLFLLPVHDTDGSEVAVKIGRSAFFVVGALFSAFIGGAGMWLATRANLRVAAAAREAQGGREAAMKIAFRTGGVVGFLTVGLGLLGAALVVIIFKGDAPTVLEGFGFGAALLAMFMRVGGGIFTKAADVGADLVGKVEQGIPEDDPRNAATIADNVGDNVGDCAGMAADLFESYAVTLVAALILGRAAFGEQGLVFPLIVSGIGVLIAIIGVFITRLRASDRNGLTAINRAFYISALLSAVLVAIATWQYLPATFAELEGGLTDVDQNPRTVAIGAVVIGIVLAAAIQALTGYFTETNRRPVQDIGKSSQTGPATVILAGISVGLESAVYSALLIGAGVFGAFLLGGSSITLSLFAVALAGTGLLTTVGVIVAMDTFGPISDNAQGVAEMSGDIDENGARILTELDAVGNTTKAITKGIAIATAVLAATALFGSYTDTLRTSYSDAGVGDVGAEILNALNVANPRNLVGLIIGAAVVFLFSGLAINAVSRSAGAVVMEVRRQFRELPGIMDRTQRPEYGKVVDICTRDAQRELMTPGLLAILAPIAVGFGLGPGALASYLAGAIGAGTLMAVFLANSGGAWDNAKKLVEDGAYGGKGSESHAATVIGDTVGDPFKDTAGPAINPLLKVMNLVSLLIAPAVVAWSVGDEKNTPLRVGVAVVATLIVVAAVVFSKRKGVAMDSSADGDDPGAGSHERAEAVNA, encoded by the coding sequence GCTGTCCCTCACCGGAGCCAACCTGACGTACGTCGTCATCGCGGCGGTCATCGCCGCGGTGGCCCTCGTCTTCGCCGCCGCCTTGACCAAGGCCGTGCTGGCAGCCGGTAAGGGCACCACCAACATGCAGGAGATCTCCGGGGCGGTGCAGGAGGGCGCCTCCGCGTACCTGCTCCGGCAGTTCAGGACGTTGGCGATCTTCGTCGTCGTCGCCGTCGTGCTCCTCTTCCTGCTGCCGGTGCACGACACCGACGGCAGCGAGGTCGCGGTGAAGATCGGCCGGTCCGCGTTCTTCGTGGTCGGTGCCCTGTTCAGCGCGTTCATCGGCGGTGCCGGCATGTGGCTGGCCACCCGCGCCAACCTCCGGGTCGCCGCGGCGGCCCGCGAGGCCCAGGGCGGGCGCGAGGCCGCCATGAAGATCGCCTTCCGCACCGGCGGTGTGGTCGGCTTCCTCACCGTCGGGCTCGGCCTGCTCGGCGCCGCGCTCGTCGTCATCATCTTCAAGGGCGACGCCCCGACCGTCCTGGAGGGCTTCGGCTTCGGCGCCGCCCTGCTGGCCATGTTCATGCGGGTCGGCGGCGGCATCTTCACCAAGGCCGCCGACGTCGGCGCGGACCTGGTCGGCAAGGTCGAGCAGGGCATCCCCGAGGACGACCCGCGCAACGCCGCCACCATCGCCGACAACGTGGGCGACAACGTCGGCGACTGCGCCGGCATGGCCGCCGACCTCTTCGAGTCGTACGCGGTCACCCTGGTCGCCGCGCTGATCCTCGGCCGCGCCGCCTTCGGCGAGCAGGGCCTGGTGTTCCCGCTGATCGTCTCCGGCATCGGCGTGCTCATCGCGATCATCGGCGTCTTCATCACCCGGTTGCGCGCCTCGGACCGCAACGGCCTGACCGCGATCAACCGGGCCTTCTACATCTCCGCGCTGCTCTCCGCGGTGCTGGTCGCCATCGCCACCTGGCAGTACCTCCCGGCCACCTTCGCCGAGCTGGAGGGCGGTCTCACCGACGTCGACCAGAACCCGCGGACGGTCGCCATCGGCGCGGTCGTGATCGGTATCGTGCTGGCCGCCGCCATCCAGGCGCTGACCGGCTACTTCACCGAGACCAACCGGCGCCCGGTGCAGGACATCGGCAAGAGCTCGCAGACCGGCCCGGCCACCGTCATCCTCGCCGGCATCAGCGTCGGCCTGGAGTCGGCCGTCTACTCGGCGCTGCTCATCGGCGCCGGCGTCTTCGGGGCGTTCCTGCTCGGCGGCAGCTCCATCACGCTCTCGCTCTTCGCGGTCGCGCTGGCCGGCACCGGCCTGCTCACCACCGTCGGCGTGATCGTCGCGATGGACACCTTCGGCCCGATCTCCGACAACGCCCAGGGTGTGGCCGAGATGTCCGGTGACATCGACGAGAACGGCGCCCGGATCCTCACCGAGCTGGACGCCGTCGGCAACACCACCAAGGCGATCACCAAGGGCATCGCGATCGCCACCGCGGTGCTCGCCGCCACCGCGCTGTTCGGGTCGTACACCGACACGCTGCGTACGTCGTACTCCGACGCCGGCGTCGGCGACGTCGGGGCCGAGATCCTCAACGCGCTCAACGTGGCCAACCCGCGCAACCTGGTCGGCCTGATCATCGGCGCGGCGGTGGTCTTCCTCTTCTCCGGGCTGGCCATCAACGCGGTGTCCCGCTCGGCCGGCGCGGTGGTGATGGAGGTCCGCCGGCAGTTCCGCGAGCTGCCCGGGATCATGGACCGCACCCAGCGCCCCGAGTACGGCAAGGTCGTCGACATCTGCACCCGGGACGCGCAGCGCGAGCTGATGACCCCCGGCCTGCTCGCCATCCTCGCCCCGATCGCGGTCGGCTTCGGCCTCGGCCCGGGCGCGCTGGCGTCGTACCTGGCCGGGGCGATCGGGGCCGGCACCCTGATGGCGGTCTTCCTGGCCAACTCCGGTGGCGCCTGGGACAACGCCAAGAAGCTCGTCGAGGACGGCGCGTACGGCGGCAAGGGCTCCGAGTCGCACGCCGCGACGGTCATCGGCGACACCGTCGGCGACCCGTTCAAGGACACCGCCGGGCCGGCGATCAACCCGCTGCTCAAGGTGATGAACCTGGTCTCGCTGCTGATCGCGCCGGCCGTGGTGGCCTGGAGCGTGGGCGACGAGAAGAACACCCCGCTGCGGGTCGGCGTCGCGGTGGTCGCCACCCTGATCGTCGTCGCGGCGGTGGTGTTCAGCAAGCGCAAGGGTGTCGCGATGGACTCGTCCGCCGACGGCGACGACCCCGGCGCGGGCAGCCACGAGCGCGCCGAGGCGGTCAACGCCTGA
- the topA gene encoding type I DNA topoisomerase, with protein sequence MPSKAGTTRLVIVESPAKAKTISGYLGPGYVVEASFGHVRDLPRNAADVPAKYKGEPWARLGVDVDNGFHALYVVSADRKQQISKLVKLAKEVDEIFLATDEDREGEAIAWHLVETLKPKVPVKRMVFHEITKPAIQAAVANPREIDRDLVDAQEARRILDRLYGYEVSPVLWKKVMPKLSAGRVQSVATRIVVERERQRMAFRTAEYWDILATLAVANAGEGPRTFNATLVALNGDRIATGKDFEPTTGRVRPGAGVVHLDESGARGLAARLAGRQFTVTRVEEKPYRRRPYAPFITSTLQQEAARKLRFSSQQTMRTAQRLYENGYITYMRTDSVNLSETAIAAARRQIVELYGERSVPPEPRRYTGKVKNAQEAHEAIRPAGDNFRTPGEVAKELSAEEFKLYELIWRRTIASQMTDAVGSSVSVRIRAVSSAQEEADFGATGKTITDPGFLRAYVESSDDENAEAEDAERRLPNLAKDQRLTADELAAQGHHTQPPSRYTEASLVKALEELGIGRPSTYASIMQTIQDRGYVAKRGQAMIPTFLAFAVIGLMERHYPRLIDYDFTASMENELDEIAGGDHAAVDFLTSFYFGSANGTGDQAIAHAGGLKKLVTENLSDIDARSVNSIPLFTDDEGREVVVRVGRYGPYLQRAVPGEQPAPAAEGEEGTAPGDRAPIPEGLAPDELTPEKVHELFLGGGGERKLGDDPATGEPILLKSGRFGPYVASGERKSSLLRSQSPDSLTLDEALKLLSLPRLVGVAPDGVEVFANNGRYGPYVKRGDEFRSLDSEEKMFTVTLDEALALLAAPKTRQRRAAAPPLREMGNDPLTEKPLVIKDGRFGPYVTDGETNASLRRGQTPEELTLEEASEMLAEKRAKGPAPKKKAAKKAAPAKKTAAKKTAAAKSTAARKTTTAKATTAKKAPAKKAAPKKATATPE encoded by the coding sequence GTGCCGAGCAAAGCTGGAACCACCCGTCTGGTCATCGTCGAGTCACCGGCGAAGGCCAAGACGATCTCGGGCTACCTCGGCCCGGGGTACGTCGTGGAGGCCAGCTTCGGTCATGTCCGCGACCTTCCGCGCAACGCCGCCGACGTGCCGGCGAAGTACAAGGGCGAGCCGTGGGCCCGGCTCGGGGTGGACGTCGACAACGGCTTCCACGCCCTCTACGTGGTCTCCGCCGACCGCAAGCAGCAGATCAGCAAGCTGGTGAAGCTGGCCAAGGAGGTCGACGAGATCTTCCTGGCGACGGACGAGGACCGCGAGGGCGAGGCGATCGCCTGGCACCTGGTGGAGACCCTCAAGCCCAAGGTGCCGGTCAAGCGGATGGTCTTCCACGAGATCACCAAGCCGGCGATCCAGGCCGCGGTGGCCAACCCGCGCGAGATCGACCGGGACCTGGTCGACGCCCAGGAGGCCCGGCGCATCCTCGACCGCCTCTACGGCTACGAGGTCTCGCCGGTGCTGTGGAAGAAGGTCATGCCGAAGCTCTCGGCCGGCCGGGTGCAGTCGGTGGCGACCCGCATCGTGGTCGAGCGGGAACGGCAGCGGATGGCCTTCCGCACCGCCGAGTACTGGGACATCCTCGCCACCCTGGCGGTGGCGAACGCCGGCGAGGGTCCGCGCACCTTCAACGCGACCCTGGTCGCGCTGAACGGCGACCGGATCGCCACCGGCAAGGACTTCGAGCCGACCACCGGCCGGGTACGGCCCGGGGCCGGGGTCGTGCACCTCGACGAGAGCGGGGCACGCGGTCTGGCGGCCCGCCTGGCGGGGCGGCAGTTCACCGTCACCCGGGTCGAGGAGAAGCCCTACCGCCGCCGCCCGTACGCGCCGTTCATCACCTCCACCCTCCAGCAGGAGGCGGCCCGCAAGCTGCGGTTCTCGTCGCAGCAGACGATGCGCACCGCGCAGCGCCTCTACGAGAACGGCTACATCACCTACATGCGTACCGACTCGGTGAACCTGTCGGAGACCGCCATCGCGGCGGCCCGCCGACAGATCGTCGAGCTGTACGGCGAGCGCAGCGTGCCGCCGGAGCCGCGCCGCTACACCGGCAAGGTGAAGAACGCGCAGGAGGCGCACGAGGCGATCCGCCCGGCCGGGGACAACTTCCGCACCCCGGGCGAGGTGGCCAAGGAGCTGTCGGCCGAGGAGTTCAAGCTCTACGAGCTGATCTGGCGGCGCACCATCGCCTCCCAGATGACCGACGCGGTCGGCTCCAGCGTCTCGGTGCGCATCCGCGCCGTCTCCTCCGCCCAGGAGGAGGCCGACTTCGGCGCGACCGGCAAGACCATCACCGACCCGGGCTTCCTGCGGGCGTACGTCGAGTCGAGCGACGACGAGAACGCCGAGGCCGAGGACGCCGAGCGCCGGCTGCCGAACCTGGCGAAGGACCAGCGGCTGACCGCCGACGAGCTGGCCGCGCAGGGGCACCACACCCAGCCGCCGTCGCGCTACACCGAGGCGTCGCTGGTCAAGGCGCTGGAGGAGCTGGGCATCGGCCGCCCGTCGACGTACGCGTCGATCATGCAGACCATCCAGGACCGCGGGTACGTCGCCAAGCGTGGCCAGGCGATGATCCCGACGTTCCTGGCGTTCGCGGTGATCGGCCTGATGGAGCGGCACTACCCGCGCCTGATCGACTACGACTTCACCGCCAGCATGGAGAACGAGCTGGACGAGATCGCCGGCGGTGACCACGCCGCGGTCGACTTCCTCACCTCCTTCTACTTCGGCAGCGCCAACGGCACCGGCGACCAGGCGATCGCCCACGCCGGCGGGTTGAAGAAGCTGGTCACCGAGAACCTCAGCGACATCGACGCGCGCAGCGTCAACTCCATCCCGCTCTTCACCGACGACGAGGGGCGCGAGGTCGTCGTCCGGGTGGGCCGCTACGGGCCGTACCTGCAGCGCGCGGTGCCCGGCGAGCAGCCGGCCCCGGCGGCGGAGGGCGAGGAGGGCACCGCCCCGGGCGACCGCGCCCCGATCCCGGAGGGCCTGGCTCCGGACGAGCTGACCCCGGAGAAGGTGCACGAGCTGTTCCTCGGTGGCGGGGGCGAGCGCAAGCTCGGTGACGACCCGGCCACCGGGGAGCCGATCCTGCTCAAGTCCGGCCGGTTCGGCCCGTACGTGGCCAGCGGCGAGCGCAAGTCGTCCCTGCTCCGCTCCCAGTCGCCGGACTCGCTCACCCTCGACGAGGCGTTGAAGCTGCTCAGCCTGCCCCGGCTGGTCGGGGTGGCCCCGGACGGCGTCGAGGTGTTCGCCAACAACGGCCGCTACGGCCCGTACGTCAAGCGTGGTGACGAGTTCCGTTCGCTGGACTCGGAAGAGAAGATGTTCACCGTCACGCTGGACGAGGCGCTGGCCCTGCTGGCCGCCCCGAAGACGCGCCAGCGCCGGGCCGCCGCGCCGCCGCTTCGGGAGATGGGCAACGACCCGCTCACCGAGAAGCCGCTGGTCATCAAGGACGGGCGGTTCGGGCCGTACGTCACCGACGGGGAGACCAACGCGTCGCTGCGGCGCGGGCAGACCCCGGAGGAGCTGACCCTCGAAGAGGCGTCGGAGATGCTGGCCGAAAAGCGGGCCAAGGGTCCGGCGCCGAAGAAGAAGGCGGCCAAGAAGGCGGCTCCGGCGAAGAAGACGGCGGCGAAGAAGACCGCCGCCGCCAAGTCCACCGCCGCCCGCAAGACCACCACGGCCAAGGCCACCACGGCGAAGAAGGCCCCGGCCAAGAAGGCCGCCCCCAAGAAGGCGACCGCCACCCCGGAGTGA